A stretch of Lactuca sativa cultivar Salinas chromosome 6, Lsat_Salinas_v11, whole genome shotgun sequence DNA encodes these proteins:
- the LOC111908835 gene encoding cyclin-D5-3, translated as MADSGSRSTFSLERFLSQDTALAEDEDEDELNEYESSTQDEEYLRILLDRERDRNHIRSPVDDWIKVARSEAIQWIINTRAFFRLRFHTAYLSVIYIDRFLSKGLITSDKNWAIRLLSVACLSLAAKMTELKAPALSDFPADEYNFESNTIHRMELLVSTTLDWRMHSITPFNFISCFIPCFCNESSNREFVSLTTQILLATTKDINFVGYRSSTIAMAATLMVIDQNLTKESLEMKLKSTWLNRFLDHGDVYNCYCLILELEPVKVTVSKADLATGLENLPAGTKRKRLAFNECEKKQLP; from the exons ATGGCGGATTCAGGTTCTCGCTCTACTTTTTCCCTCGAAAGATTTCTCTCTCAAGACACTGCATTAGCggaagacgaagatgaagacgAGTTAAACGAATATGAATCATCCACTCAAGACGAAGAATATCTTCGAATTTTACTTGATAGAGAGAGGGATCGTAATCACATTCGATCACCTGTAGATGATTGGATTAAAGTCGCTCGATCGGAAGCAATCCAATGGATAATCAAT ACGAGAGCGTTTTTCCGACTCCGATTCCACACTGCCTACTTGTCTGTAATATACATTGATCGATTTCTTTCAAAAGGACTTATCACT AGTGACAAGAATTGGGCGATTCGATTGCTATCCGTTGCTTGTTTATCGTTGGCGGCAAAGATGACGGAACTGAAAGCTCCGGCGTTATCAGATTTTCCGGCTGATGAATACAATTTCGAGAGCAATACGATTCATAGAATGGAGCTTTTGGTATCGACCACATTGGATTGGAGAATGCATTCAATAACCCCGTTTAACTTCATCAGTTGCTTCATTCCATGCTTCTGCAATGAATCTTCAAACAGAGAGTTTGTGTCTCTAACTACACAAATCCTTttagctacaacaaaag ATATTAATTTCGTTGGATATCGATCATCTACCATAGCAATGGCAGCTACACTGATGGTGATAGATCAAAATTTGACGAAAGAATCTTTGGAGATGAAACTGAAGAGCACTTGGTTGAATCGGTTTCTTGATCAT GGTGATGTGTACAATTGTTATTGTCTAATTTTGGAACTCGAACCTGTAAAAGTTACGGTCTCCAAAGCGGATTTAGCAACGGGTTTGGAGAATCTACCGGCCGGCACAAAAAGGAAGAGGCTCGCTTTCAATGAATGCGAAAAGAAGCAACTCCCATGA
- the LOC111908805 gene encoding uncharacterized protein LOC111908805 — MPQRPNRGNNATPTPLEINSVAFQAAVYVAVTAALAQICNGNNEEGNGQGAGSTNQGKNHEAARPCTYKDFTNAKPRTFNGTGGVIALKRWIEKVESVFEIYGCLDECKVKFTSCTFMDQALSWWNGHVEAMTLLVANVMPWEELKEMMPTEYCPRGEIQKMEQELWNLTIQNSNIDVYISRFSDLSLLCPRMITSEEKKIERFIWGLTEPIQGNVIAANPKTFASAKRLAKKLYDHGNKKSAKTVVAEAKKVEENKKGKNNKRKGKQNSELSKKQQTLCVHAATQTITTPHALASSKPNASK, encoded by the coding sequence ATGCCTCAAAGACCCAACCGTGGAAACAACGCAACACCAACCCCGCTGGAAATAAACTCGGTTGCATTCCAGGCAGCAGTGTATGTTGCGGTCACTGCGGCACTTGCACAAATTTGCAATGGAAACAACGAAGAAGGCAACGGGCAGGGGGCCGGAAGCACAAATCAAGGGAAAAACCATGAAGCCGCACGaccatgcacctacaaggatttcaccaacgccaaacctcGGACCTTTAATGGGACGGGAGGCGTCATAGCTCTAAAGAGATGGATTGAGAAAGTAGAGTCTGTCTTCGAAATCTACGGGTGTCTGGATGAGTGTAAGGTCAAGTTCACATCCTGCACATTCATGGACCAAGCTCtctcatggtggaatggccacgtagaGGCCATGACACTCCTGGTGGCGAACGTGATGCCCTGGGAAGAGTTGAAGGAGATGATGCCAACAGAATATTGTCCTAGAGGtgagattcagaagatggagcaagagttgtggaacctcaCGATCCAAAACTCCAACATCGATGTATACATATCTAGGTTTAGCGATCTATCTCTTCTGTGTCCCAGAATGATCACCTCCGAAGAGAAAAAGATTGAAAGGTTTATCTGGGGGCTGACTGAGCCTATTCAAGGGAATGTCATTGCAGCAAACCCTAAGACGTTTGCTAGTGCTAAGAGATTGGCTAAGAAACTATACGATCATGGCAATAAGAAGAGTGCCAAGACAGTGGTAGCGGAGGCTAAGAAGGTGGAAGAGAACAAGAAGGGGAAAAACAACAAGCGGAAAGGAAAGCAAAACTCGGAATTGTCTAAGAAGCAACAAACGCTGTGTGTCCATGCTGCAACACAAACTATTACCACACCACATGCTCTAGCCTCATCCAAACCAAATGCTTCCAAATAG